GCAAGGCAGCGATCGCCGACATTCACGGCTTTCACCTGCGCGGCTTTATCGGCTGGGTGTTCTGGAGCGCCGCGCACATCTATTTTCTGATCGGCTTCCGCAACCGCATCGCCGTCACGCTCGATTGGGCGTGGAGCTACCTCACGTTCGAACGTGGCGCGCGCCTGATAACAGGTGATGTCTCGGCGCAAAAGCCGTCGCCGGGCGCCCATCGCGAGGCTGCTTAGACGCGCTCGAGTTGCGGCGCCGCATACCCCGCGCGGGGCGAAACAATCCATTTGGGGTTTTCTTGCGTAAGCCATTGCATTGGTTCGTTTGCCATTTTCGGACCAGATCGGGTGAGAGGCGCGTTGCGGAATTGGGTTCGCGACACTAGGTTCCACCCGCAATCGTGGCGGGTGGGGCGCGCGTGACCGACAAAGCCGATCTTCTGAAATCCCTGCGCATCGAGCGCGGTAGCGGCGATGCCGAGGAGGGCGAAGCGCGCCTCGCACCCTGGGTCGTGCCGAGCGCGGCGGCTGGTGTCGCTTTGATCGTCGGCATTGGCGCCGGCTGGCTGTTGAAGCCCGCCCCGCCGCCACCGCCGCCCGCGCCCGTCGAAACCGCCAGCGGCGCTGGCGGCCAAAGCGTCGCCGCTGGCAGTCTGGTTGCCTCGGGCTACGTGGTCGCGCGCCGCCAAGCGACTGTCGCCGCTGAAGTCACCGGCCGGCTGCTCGAAGTGCGCATCGAGGAGGGCCAGCGCGTCCAGCGCGGCCAAGTGCTCGCCGTTCTCGAACCGACACTCGCCCGCGCCGAACTCGGCAGCGCCCGCGCCCGCGCCGCCGCCGGCGACGCCGATCTCGCCGAGGCCCAACGTGTCTTGGACCGCACGCGGTCCTTGGCCCAGCAAGGCTTCGCCAGCGACGCGGCTCTTACCCAAGCTCAATCGCGCTACGATCTCGCGCTCGCGCAACGCAACGCCTCGCGCAGCGATGCAACGCGCGCATCGGCGCAACTCTCGCGTTATGAAATCCGTGCGCCGTTCACCGGCGTCGTCATCAACAAATCCGCGCAACCGGGTGAGATCATTTCGCCGGTCTCCGCTGGCGGCGGTTTCACCCGAACCGGCGTCTGCACCATCGTCGATATGTCGAGCCTGGAGATCGAGGTGGACGTGAGCGAGGCCTACATCGCTCGCGTTTCCGAAGGTCAGCGCGTCGAAGCCGTGCTCGACGC
This window of the alpha proteobacterium U9-1i genome carries:
- a CDS encoding acriflavin resistance protein encodes the protein MAGGARVTDKADLLKSLRIERGSGDAEEGEARLAPWVVPSAAAGVALIVGIGAGWLLKPAPPPPPPAPVETASGAGGQSVAAGSLVASGYVVARRQATVAAEVTGRLLEVRIEEGQRVQRGQVLAVLEPTLARAELGSARARAAAGDADLAEAQRVLDRTRSLAQQGFASDAALTQAQSRYDLALAQRNASRSDATRASAQLSRYEIRAPFTGVVINKSAQPGEIISPVSAGGGFTRTGVCTIVDMSSLEIEVDVSEAYIARVSEGQRVEAVLDAYPDQTFPARVIATIPAADRSRATVRVRIAFDELDPRILPEMAISVRFLDPES